One genomic segment of Tripterygium wilfordii isolate XIE 37 chromosome 9, ASM1340144v1, whole genome shotgun sequence includes these proteins:
- the LOC120004781 gene encoding probable sugar phosphate/phosphate translocator At5g25400 yields the protein MGKGGSLSDGVLKKILLSYTYVGIWICLSFTVIVYNKYILDKKMYNWPFPISLTMIHMSFCATLAVLLIKVFKLVEPVTMSWDLYFSSVVPIGALYSLSLWLSNSAYIYLSVSFIQMLKALMPVAVYSIGVLFKKETFKSDTMMNMVSISLGVGIAAYGEARFDTWGVILQLGAVAFEATRLVMIQILLTSKGITLNPITSLYYVAPCCLVFLFLPWIFVEYPVLRETMSFHFDFVIFGTNSLCAFALNLAVFLLVGKTSALTMNVAGVVKDWLLIAFSWSVIKDTVTPINLVGYGLAFLGVGYYNHSKLQALKAKEAQKKAAQADEEAGRLLGESEK from the coding sequence ATGGGAAAGGGTGGGTCATTAAGCGACGGCGTCTTGAAGAAGATCTTGCTCTCCTACACCTATGTCGGGATCTGGATCTGCCTCTCTTTCACGGTCATCGTCTACAACAAGTACATCTTGGACAAGAAGATGTACAATTGGCCATTTCCGATCTCGCTGACCATGATCCACATGTCATTCTGTGCAACGCTAGCTGTTCTCTTGATCAAGGTCTTCAAATTGGTCGAGCCGGTCACGATGTCTTGGGATCTCTACTTCTCCTCCGTCGTCCCCATCGGAGCTCTgtattctctttctctctggCTCTCTAATTCGGCTTATATATATCTGTCTGTCTCATTCATTCAGATGTTGAAGGCCTTGATGCCGGTCGCCGTGTACTCTATCGGAGTCCTTTTCAAGAAGGAGACTTTCAAGAGTGACACCATGATGAACATGGTCTCAATCTCGCTCGGAGTCGGCATTGCGGCTTATGGTGAGGCCAGATTCGATACTTGGGGTGTGATTCTGCAACTGGGTGCGGTCGCTTTTGAGGCTACAAGGTTGGTTATGATCCAAATCTTGCTTACATCTAAAGGGATCACCTTGAATCCGATCACATCTTTGTATTACGTTGCTCCTTGTTGCCTGGTCTTCCTGTTTCTGCCATGGATCTTTGTTGAGTACCCTGTTTTGAGGGAGACGATGAGTTTCCATTTCGATTTTGTGATCTTTGGTACCAATTCGTTGTGTGCTTTTGCCCTGAATCTTGCTGTGTTCTTGCTTGTCGGGAAGACGTCGGCGTTGACGATGAATGTGGCCGGCGTGGTGAAGGATTGGCTTTTGATTGCCTTCTCTTGGTCGGTGATTAAGGACACTGTGACGCCCATCAATTTGGTCGGGTATGGACTGGCCTTCTTGGGAGTTGGATACTACAATCACTCGAAATTGCAGGCCTTGAAGGCCAAGGAGGCGCAGAAAAAGGCAGCACAGGCTGATGAGGAAGCTGGGAGGCTTTTAGGCGAATCCgagaagtaa